In Brevibacillus brevis, a genomic segment contains:
- a CDS encoding PLP-dependent aminotransferase family protein, producing MLTVDWKPDKQADIPVYLQIVAYIKGKIEAGEWPLRSTLPTQRALAQAFEVNRSTVVTALEELKAEGLIESTVGSGTIVSNNTWSLLQPASPPDWLGYVEAGVHPPNTPIIQDINRYEPDPSYIRLGTGELSPRLLPTRQMESILAGLGGKMTHLGYAEPKGLLPLREEISRYLGTRGIEASPASILVVSGALQALQLISLGILRRGSTILLEQPSYLFSLPLFQSSGMRMVGVAMDREGIRPDALERQKLAQGAALLYTIPSYHNPTGILMSEDRRQQVLEVCARERLPILEDDVYGELWFDEPGPLPLKSRDRGGQVLYLGSLSKTLSPGLRIGWIVGPQPVIERLADVKMQTDYGASSLSQLVAAEWLASGMYSEHVREVRHALKKRRDLVVRLLSRWFGDLAEWEVPSGGFYIWLRLRRAVSMRSLFSKALAEGILLNPGYVYDRSDSQHLRLSYAYADEDKLEQALHSLARLLST from the coding sequence ATGCTCACGGTCGATTGGAAACCGGATAAGCAGGCGGACATCCCTGTGTATTTGCAAATTGTCGCGTACATCAAAGGAAAAATCGAAGCGGGGGAGTGGCCCCTGCGCAGCACGCTTCCGACCCAGCGAGCGCTCGCGCAGGCGTTTGAAGTGAACCGCAGCACGGTGGTCACAGCGCTGGAGGAGCTGAAGGCGGAAGGGTTGATCGAGTCGACGGTGGGCAGCGGCACGATAGTGAGCAACAACACGTGGTCGCTGCTGCAGCCGGCATCGCCGCCGGATTGGCTCGGTTATGTGGAGGCCGGGGTGCATCCCCCCAACACGCCGATTATCCAGGACATCAACCGGTACGAGCCCGACCCGAGCTACATCCGCCTGGGCACGGGAGAGCTGTCTCCCCGGCTGCTGCCGACGAGGCAGATGGAGTCCATCCTGGCCGGACTGGGCGGCAAGATGACCCACCTCGGATACGCCGAACCCAAAGGGCTGCTGCCGCTGCGCGAGGAAATCAGCCGGTATCTGGGGACCAGGGGGATCGAGGCATCCCCTGCGTCCATCCTTGTCGTCTCGGGGGCGCTCCAGGCGCTTCAGCTCATTTCACTCGGCATCCTGAGGCGCGGCTCCACGATTCTGTTGGAGCAGCCGTCCTACCTGTTTTCGCTGCCGCTTTTTCAGTCATCCGGAATGCGAATGGTCGGAGTGGCGATGGATCGGGAGGGGATTCGCCCCGATGCGCTGGAAAGGCAAAAGCTCGCACAAGGCGCGGCTCTGCTCTATACCATTCCTTCCTACCACAACCCGACGGGAATTCTCATGTCGGAAGACAGACGGCAGCAGGTGCTGGAGGTGTGCGCACGCGAGCGGCTGCCGATTTTGGAAGACGACGTATACGGAGAGCTGTGGTTTGACGAGCCGGGCCCGCTCCCGCTCAAATCGCGCGATCGAGGAGGTCAGGTGCTCTATTTGGGGAGCTTGTCCAAGACGCTCTCTCCGGGGCTGCGCATCGGCTGGATCGTCGGGCCTCAGCCGGTCATCGAGCGGCTTGCGGATGTGAAAATGCAGACGGATTACGGTGCCAGCAGCCTGTCTCAGCTGGTAGCGGCAGAATGGCTGGCTTCGGGGATGTACAGCGAGCACGTGCGGGAGGTGAGGCATGCGCTCAAAAAGCGGAGAGATCTCGTCGTCCGATTGCTCTCCCGCTGGTTCGGAGACCTCGCCGAATGGGAAGTTCCTTCCGGAGGGTTTTACATCTGGCTGCGATTGCGCCGGGCCGTCTCCATGCGATCGCTGTTTTCCAAGGCGCTCGCAGAGGGGATTTTGCTCAATCCCGGCTATGTCTACGACCGGTCCGACAGCCAGCATCTCAGGCTGTCTTACGCCTACGCGGACGAAGACAAGCTGGAGCAGGCGCTGCATTCTTTGGCGCGGCTGCTCTCGACATGA
- a CDS encoding LysE/ArgO family amino acid transporter has protein sequence MLEAMLHGFILSFGLILPLGAQNVFVFNQGAVQPTLWRAFPVVVTAALCDAILILLAVLGVSLVVLTVAWLKTVLYAVGVCFLLYMGYLTWRSRPASDTSEAERFSAKRQVMFAASVSLLNPHAILDTIGVIGTSSLSYSGAEKWGFTLACIVVSCIWFFGLCMAGRLAGRLDPSGKLLRGLNMASAVIMWLVAVYMAKLMFTA, from the coding sequence GTGTTGGAAGCCATGCTGCATGGATTTATTCTTTCATTCGGACTCATTTTGCCGCTCGGGGCGCAAAATGTCTTTGTCTTTAATCAGGGGGCCGTCCAGCCCACGCTCTGGCGGGCCTTTCCCGTCGTCGTGACTGCCGCTCTTTGCGACGCGATACTGATTTTGCTTGCCGTGTTGGGCGTATCTCTCGTCGTACTGACAGTCGCTTGGCTGAAAACCGTCCTGTACGCGGTCGGCGTCTGCTTTCTGCTGTACATGGGGTATTTGACCTGGCGCAGCCGCCCCGCCTCTGACACCAGCGAGGCAGAACGCTTTTCCGCCAAGCGGCAGGTGATGTTTGCCGCTTCTGTCTCCCTGCTCAATCCCCATGCCATCCTGGACACCATCGGGGTCATCGGAACCAGCTCGCTGAGTTACAGCGGCGCGGAAAAATGGGGATTTACCCTCGCCTGCATCGTGGTGTCCTGCATCTGGTTTTTCGGGCTTTGCATGGCGGGCCGCTTGGCAGGCCGACTCGATCCGTCAGGAAAGCTGCTGCGCGGCCTGAACATGGCTTCCGCTGTCATCATGTGGCTGGTCGCCGTGTACATGGCAAAGCTGATGTTCACTGCCTGA
- a CDS encoding DUF47 family protein, with amino-acid sequence MLFTKSDALLEDLYVIAQNVHASASYFNQYKISSMETLKKFAETMKEYESKGDKLIHDIIIRINKTFITAIEREDVMELAVKMDDVLDGLEACAARLYMYDIMEPDETMVRFGQIIEDSSQQILLAFELLRQQKLTAMREYIIRINDLESAGDDLVRRSIHRLFHSSSDPIHIMQFKEIYDVLEGVMNHCEDVADAMETVIMSNT; translated from the coding sequence ATGCTTTTCACAAAATCAGACGCCTTGCTGGAAGACCTGTACGTGATCGCACAAAACGTGCACGCGTCAGCGAGCTACTTCAATCAATATAAAATTTCCTCCATGGAGACCTTGAAAAAGTTTGCGGAAACCATGAAGGAATACGAATCCAAAGGCGACAAGCTGATCCACGATATCATTATCCGCATCAACAAGACGTTCATCACCGCCATCGAACGGGAAGACGTCATGGAGCTGGCCGTCAAAATGGACGACGTACTGGACGGTCTGGAGGCGTGCGCTGCCCGGCTATACATGTACGACATCATGGAGCCGGACGAAACGATGGTGCGTTTTGGGCAGATCATCGAGGATTCGTCCCAGCAAATTTTGCTCGCCTTCGAGCTGCTCAGGCAGCAAAAGCTGACCGCCATGAGGGAGTACATCATCCGCATCAACGATCTGGAGAGCGCAGGCGACGATTTGGTGCGCCGCAGCATACACCGGCTTTTCCACTCCTCCTCCGATCCGATCCACATCATGCAGTTCAAGGAAATTTACGATGTGCTGGAGGGTGTCATGAACCACTGCGAGGACGTCGCTGACGCGATGGAGACAGTCATCATGAGCAACACATAA